The window TGGTGGGAAATTGACTTCACCTACTACGGCCTACTGTTGCTGGAACAGATGGGGTTGATCTGGGATCTCAAGCCGGTTCCAGAGAAAGTTCGGAATTCCGTGTCGGCCACCCTCGCGCATTCTGTTTCATAGCGCACCCGCCCGCTCCATTTCCTTTCCGCTGCCGTTGCCTCTGTTGGGATAACTCTGTTATGGTGTTGCACACGTGAGGCTAGCCGATGGTCTGGGATCCGAAAGACCCCTGGGGGGCAAAGCATGATTCGATCGACGACGCGCTCAAGCAGGCGCAGGACCAGCTGCGCCAGATGATGCCGTTCCAGGGACTCCGCTCGTTGCTGTACCTCCTGTTTCTGGTTGTGCTCGTCTGGCAAGGTACGTTCATCGTGGCGCCGGACGAGGAAGGCGTCGTCAAGCGGTTCGGCGACGTGGTCCGCACGGCCGGCCCAGGCCCGCACGTAAAAGTGCCTTTTATTGAAACTGTCCTTCGGCCCAAGGTCGAAAAACTGCACCGGATCGAGATCGGCTTCCGTACCGACCGGCAGGGCCGTGTGCAGGTCCTCCCTCAGGAAGCGCAGATGTTGACGGATGACCTGAACATCATCGCGGTGGAGTTCATCGTCCAGTATAAGATCAAGAAAGCCAAGGACTATCTCTTCCGGGTCGATGAAATCGACGAAACAATCGAAAAGGCCGGCGAGGCGGCCATGCGGGAGGTCATCGGCAAGAGCAAGATCGACGACGCGCTGACCACTGGCAAGGCACAAATCCAGGACCACGCGCAGACGCTGCTTCAGCGCATTCTCGACCAGTATGAGGCCGGTGTACAGATCGCCGCCGTGCAGTTAAAGGACGTCAATCCTCCGGAAGCCGTGGCCGCCGCGTTCAAAGACGTCCAGAGCGCGAAGGAAGACCGCGAGAAGATGATCAACCAGGCGCAGGGCTACCGGAACGACATCATCCCCAAGGCTAAGGGTGAGGCGGCGCAAGTCGTGAACCAAGCGAAGGGGTACGCGCAGGCGCGGGTAGCGCGGGCCGAGGGTGAGGGCGCGCGGTTCCTTAAGACGCTCAAGGAATACGAGCAGGCCAAGGACATCATCAGCAAACGCCTCTACATTGAAACGATGGAAGAGGTACTGAGCGGCATCGACAAGGT of the Nitrospira sp. genome contains:
- the hflK gene encoding FtsH protease activity modulator HflK; translated protein: MVWDPKDPWGAKHDSIDDALKQAQDQLRQMMPFQGLRSLLYLLFLVVLVWQGTFIVAPDEEGVVKRFGDVVRTAGPGPHVKVPFIETVLRPKVEKLHRIEIGFRTDRQGRVQVLPQEAQMLTDDLNIIAVEFIVQYKIKKAKDYLFRVDEIDETIEKAGEAAMREVIGKSKIDDALTTGKAQIQDHAQTLLQRILDQYEAGVQIAAVQLKDVNPPEAVAAAFKDVQSAKEDREKMINQAQGYRNDIIPKAKGEAAQVVNQAKGYAQARVARAEGEGARFLKTLKEYEQAKDIISKRLYIETMEEVLSGIDKVVLDGKVSDRMLPYLPLDRSKPPAASAATEEKKR